From the Posidoniimonas polymericola genome, the window TTCCGATCTCGCCCAACCCTCAGCATTGCCGCAGCCGAACTGCCGAAACCGCTCGACGAGGGCAATGTAGCGAGACTCGTCATCATCAGATGCCATGAGTTGGTCAACCATTTGAGTGGTGGGTCGTGAGCGACGAACGTCTGGCATAACCGGGCCGCCGCAGTTGATGCTCCATTTGAAATCGCGTTGTCGTCGGCTCCGCGTTCATGTCTTTGTTATGCCACATTGTGCTTGCGGCTGATGTCTCACGAACTACTCAGACATCTCCTCAAACATCTTTTTGACAGCTGCTTGAATTTCGTCAGGCGACATTTCACGAAGTTGAGTTGCGATTCCCCATTCGTGGCCGAATGGGTCACGTACACGTCCAAATCGTTCACCCCAAAACATATCAGTGGGTTCCATTAGAACAGTCGAGCCATTGTCTTTCATCGTTTCGATCATTGCATCACAGTCGTCGACGTAGAGATGAATCGCGACACTTGTAGCGTCAAGTCGCGTTGGGCTTGGCGTGCCTCCATGTTCCGGGAGTTCTTCGCTG encodes:
- a CDS encoding VOC family protein, whose translation is MPSPTPSELIPYLSITDAAKAVAFYADVFGVAPYIQLNMPDGRVMHCEFRIGNARFFLSEELPEHGGTPSPTRLDATSVAIHLYVDDCDAMIETMKDNGSTVLMEPTDMFWGERFGRVRDPFGHEWGIATQLREMSPDEIQAAVKKMFEEMSE